Genomic segment of Bemisia tabaci chromosome 9, PGI_BMITA_v3:
ttctttTGCTATGAGTTTTCTTGAAGTGAAAAATCCTCTGGACTAATTTGACAAGTGTGCACTGCCGAAGTGCAGGCATACCTTTTCTTGGCAATTTCCTTGAAATATGAACACTTCTctaaaatgatgaaaacaaattcttgtgtgaaattttgacaaatctgaattttttcgaGGCTTTTTTTAGTTGAAGTATGTGctctaattcaaaaatattattttctactGAAATTCTTATTTACGCTGATCTGGTATGCCCAGACAGCCCAGAGCAGTCTGTTTGAACCATGGTCTATTATATTTTAACCTCAACGTCACTCGTTTTTTCCAATCACATGATGATATGTTGAAGTGATGGAATGGATTATGTAGTGTAGTATTGCAAACCTAACAGCACAAAGAATAACAAAATAaagaaaccactttcagaaaagTGTTCTTAGATATAATCTTGTGTCCCTTCCTTTCTTGAAAACGAGGCATACATAAAGAGACTTAACTTTTTCAAAGGCACTCTAATCATTGGTCGGAGCAATCAGAAACTATCTTATGTGTGCCCTCTCAACAGCCATAAGCTCTCGCTAAAAAGTTTCATGCCTATTAGCCTTGGGCGTCAACATTTTTTCGGTTTCCCTtaaatttctcttttctcaTCAAACATAACCCCTCTTACAGCTGAAGTAATTTTCTATTCTTTTTCAATCTAGTGTTTTAGAAGGAGTACCTCAGTagtaaaaaaaccaagtatgTACTCATCTGTGCGTAAATTGATTTCAGTATTGTGGATGCGTCTCGCCGGAGAGTAGAGAAGTATCAAAATCAACTTACGCAGAAATGAGGATTTATATGGTCTATGAACTTTTTCATGTGCAGTTCTCCGTAGTtgtttttaggaactttagtaTTTTAGATTGCATGAGTTGCATTTTCTATGAAGGGTGTTGTATCGATACCCTGTATACCAATGCCACCCACCCTAATCTCCCTCAATTTTTATACCTCAGCATGCTAGGTTTGACTCATAGTTCTTGCCAGCAGCTTTCTACATATcaatgaatcaaaaattttaagtttaagtcTTTTTTCTAGTTTGATGTTGCTCCACATATAGAGCATGAAAATCTCATCACAAATGAGCGGCTTATTTTAATTTGTGTCGAATCACTTTagggcaatttatttttcttcaaagaaggGTTTAAAGTTTTTCTGTAACTTGCTATACCCTTAAAGCTTTCCTATTACTGCCGAAAATCtctcttattttaaaatttttatctaCTTAAATTGAGCAAATGTTTTTTGTTCGTAcgcatttgtttttatttattctgcACAAGTAAACAGAACAGAAAACTGTTTATTCTTGTAAACTTTTTACCTTGATCCCATGTCTTCAGTCTGTATCTGAACCTAGTTCACTCGCTGGCAGCCTTTCAGTAAACGAGAAGATTCTTTTTTGCAGCCTACGTACCTTAGTATCGAAAGTTCTACTGCACAAAAcgattttggcaattttttttccctgaagTTCAGAGCTCTCAAAAGAATGGCAGCATCCACTGAACTTGCATAATCTTTGCTGTCAACCATGCTCCTTAGAATTTAACACTTCTTTCTCCATTCATTTTTCCCTTGATAGGTCCATCTTCAATTTTTGTTGAAGTATTCCCtccggttttttattttttttgtctctgatttttaaGCCAATTATTAGCTTTTTCTCGTCCAGTTGGAGAATCTGTATTTTCCTTCAACTTTCACAATGGTGCTGCTCTTTGAACAAGTATACTTTATGTACGAGAATTTAATTTATGTACTTATTTATCATTTGATTACGCATTTTTTGCTCTTGTAGTCAATGAAAAGATGATTTGCTGTTCCGAACTAGTAATTCTATGAGCTTTCATAAGTATAGAGTAAAGATCCATACTCTTACTCAGAGCAACTAGTTTGTAGATTTCTTTATACAGGAAAGTTACTCTATCGCTCAAGAATGTCAGTCTTGCTCGTTTTTATCCACAGATCATTTTAcaagtatttatttaaattattttaaagtctTCTTCTTAAATAATGTCTATAAGCTTTCTAGCCTCTGCTTCAAAAGCTGTAAAATTGAGGTACAGGATTTTAGACGCAACAGCAGCAGTTTTCAAGTCTTGTGTCCTGTAGTTGCGACGAAAATCGTGACCCCTTCAATGCCAGTTAGAAAGAGTTGAATGTCGCGTCTAAGATGTTGTTCTGTCTGAATAGCAAGGAATTCTTTGAAATTCATTCATTATTGGCTTGATGTCAGAAAAACTGCACTGTTACAAAAGAGCTGTATTTTAATATCCcagttttgtgtttttttaattttcaaccaaatcgTTTTATTTGTTGTTATACAGTTGATTTCATAGTCTAACAAATGTTCGCATCAATTTAATTTGTAAATCTAATGTAATACGTTCCTCTAATACTTGATCACACAGCTGTTACCCAGCAAATTATTCTGTCAATGAGTTAAACATCGATTTCAATAACAATACTTCCAATATTTTGCTGGCTCTGTACAGCTTTTCTTCAGGCGGTCGATATTCCAGAGGAAAGTAAATAATCAGCTTGTTGATCAAGTCTATAATGATTTCTAGTTTATCTAGTAATAGTTAAAATATTGGGTTTGTTTTTCAGATCAAGATgcaacctttttttctttcattgatttttcacctGTTGAATGCTCAAGTACTTTTCTGGATGTTAGCGTATTTTCTCATTCAGATTGCTAAACTCCCCACTTAAATTCACGAAATTTGGAGTAACACCTGTGGAAACAAGTACAGTGAAAGCTAATGTATTCCATCTAATATGGAAAACCAAATGGGAGCTATGGAACACAAAAATTTTACCCCTGAAGAAACACTTCTGCCCATGATTTTGTCCTCATTTTTACTGCAATGACATTTGGAACACTGAGCCATCCTAAACTTATCTCATTTGTGGTGAGCTATAAGGAAGTGAATCAAACTTCTGTATTCCATTCCagtgttttcatattttcttttcacgGTGTTTCTTAAACGTCAGGTTTCTGCAAGGACAAGTAAAGAAATTTTGCATAGTTGATCTGATAGTTaataaattcatgaaaaatgtaCACATCCAAGGCCGTGATTTACAAGTGGCTTTTCTCATCACAGAGTGAGACACTGTACCACCGCAACATGTCGGGATTTGTACCGCTACTCACAACTAAGATCTTGTTCATAATAAATGTAGTATTTGTAATTATTCTGTAACTTTTAAGTTTGAACTGTAGCTGTCCACTTGTTTACTATTAGTAAAGAGGAACCCATGCTGAAGCATAAAACCGTTAGTTGTTCGTGTGTTATTTTCCTGCAGTCCATTTCAACCTGAATCTGAGGCATTGTGTTTTGAGTTCTAGACCATACTATTTCCCTGATTGTCAGGGGCTCATTCCTTGATGAggactcaaatttttttcccaCTTCGCCGAGATTTTCCTGGGGGAAAATGTACAACTCttcggagtttcagatatgaattcaatttagattttttctttcatcttaaagttttgaaaattataattggCCCTGGGGGGCCCCCGACCCCATGGGCTTATGGAGAGTGCCAAAGTAATAAAGTAATTTCGGTGGCCCTCTCCCAAGGGAGAACTGAATAATTTCATCCTCTCCTGCTCTACGACCGACGGTTTACAAGATATTCTCATTTTCCTTGTTGAAAAAAACATCCACTtttcattatgaaaaaaaaaaatcgaccagcaccaaaattttgaaaattaaaattgactcTAGGGGGCCCCTGACCCCAAGGAAAGGGCCTACGGAGGGTGGAAAAAATATCACAGAAGTGCAGAGGAGAGATTATTAGGCTCTAAACGTTAGACGAGTAGACTCCGCGTTTCTGGGAcagatttccttatttttccctgaaatttttaattcccTGATGAATACCgaattttcagggttttttgTCGGTCTAGACACTATGAAAGGTCCTCAATTCCTAATCCGTTTCTAGGGTAGATACAAAAGTCCTGCAGATAAATTTGAATATTCTGATCAAAGTAATTTTTGTCTGCAATACTTTAGGTTTTCTGCAGCTGAAGAGCTAAAATAATCACTTACTCATgagcaaaattgtttttattttccaaaaatacataaattttaAGTTCATTTCAAACAAATCACAGTCACGGtttaaaatgcaatccatttaaaccttgatAGGTATCTAACCTCTGAGTTATGTCCTTCCATCAAAAGAGACGTATCTTAATTGTGACCTGAGCCCTAagactcataaaaataaaaacataacgGGGCCCATGGCACAATATTTGATATGGTTCACTTTTGATTTATATACCAAATGGAAATTGCTACTCTGAAATCTGCAATGATGAAAACATAATACTGCAACACACTTTGTGACACACAACAGACCCATTGTGATTCCTTTTTGTGCACCGAAATTCAGTTtagtattttaaaatatcttaGCACACTTTCAAGTTTGAAAAGCTAAAACTAATATGTGCACCGGAAATTCTCGTATACTCATGACAACTAAAAGATGACAGGTacatacaggatgatccaaaagttcCCCACCACCTCCACAACCCTCAAGATTCTTGTCCCTTTTTAGGGGggtccctttaaaattttggttgttCTCAAAAGACGTctcctttgacctaggagcaatcacaaaatttcaagtctcatCTTAATTTGTTTAGAAATTACAAGAGTGATGCCTGGTGTACGTAGTCTGGGACTTTTTGATCACCCTGTAGTTACATTCATTAATAAATTGGATGATCCTTTCATTTTTGTGTTATACACCTCGACAAACTTAAAGACAACACAGTTGGAACACCTTATAAACAACCTAGAATCATTACCTCCGGATCTGAGGAGAGTTTtggcaaaatttttgactttcttACATCAATGAATGATTTAAATCATTTTAGATGAGAGATAaaagattcaaaaaaaaaaaaaaaaaatctcacagTTCTTCAGGGTACTTCACCGTCATCAATTGTTTGGATTAATGTTAAAATACTGCTGCCTAGCTCTTCATCTTGATTGGCCCATGAAACAAGAACGTTCTTCTCCTCTTCGGTGCCCTCGACTTTCACCAATACAGATTCAACCGAGATAGCTAGGTCATTAAGCTGCACATTCCAATCCACTAACCGACTTGAGATCAGTCCAAAAAGGTGTTCGGCTGTTTTAGCGACTGGCCCCGGATCTTGCAAACGCACAATGGAGGTAAACCTAAAACAAATCAAGTAATAATTTAGAGACGTCTTCCTGGTGGCTAGAGGCAAATAGGTTGTAcaatttcagggtgtctagttttttttcatttagggaaatactgatttttcctgatttctgaCTGCTGAATCCtgacttcataattttttgaaatcctgatcaaattttgattttttgcagagaaaaattaaaatttctgcaaaagcaTATGCGAAAGCAAAACTCTAGAATTAAGTTCAATTTCAGTTAAGTCAGATTAAAAATTCTATTCCTGTATTTATTGTGAAAAATGCTTTCCATTATTGCATGGTCTTCTTGTAAGCTGTCAAGTTCATTTCAGTAGGTACTGATGGCAGTTGTAAACTTACATTTTCATTTAACAATTTTGAGTTTCAAATTTGGCAAATTAAAACTCTGAGGAACCACCTTTGTAAACtgaagtaagtaagtaagtaagtaagtgaaATAAGTAAGGGTCCATATGTGATGCTGCAGGTGAAGTAAAGACTATGAGGTATTTCTATTATGAGATAGGATAAGGGATTTTTACGGTATACCGCATTGGATTTTTCGTCACGATGGTGAATCTACAGCCCTTGAGAGGGAAGGGAGTAGTCAAATTAGAGGCACAGGTTGGACATACCTCAGCACATCCAAGAGGTGCGGGGCGTACGCATAGAACCCCCTGTTCGCCCAAAAAAGGACGAAGAGAaagggaaggaacggaggaaagaagaaggaaggatgCTTACCTATATTTAGTACTTCATAATGACAaaacaaaattgacttaaactgcatattagatacttaaaaatgtcgaaaattcCCTTGGGGAGGCCCCCCAAGCCTCAAGCCTCCCCTGGACCAGAGGGATATTCAATACCCCCTCCCTGATGGATAGGATCAAGAAAAAATCCCCCTCCTTTTCCCCCTCATTTGAAGTGTTTGGATCCGCTTGTCCAGCAATGGGATTAAATTCACTCctctttataaaaaaaaaaaaaaaaaaaaaaaaaaaaaaaaaaaaacgctcagATGAATATAGAAAATAAACAGCTAATCTGACTTACCGAACAGTAtgcctagaaattcctgcttcTTCGCAAGCTTCGTCAGCATCCATCACAGTCATCGATGAGTCTTTGACGACAAGAACAGCATTCAAAATACGTCTGCGTTTCGGATCCGGAGGCTGACTGTTCTGATGATCCATCTCTGACTTGAAGAGCTTCGCCGACATATCAATGGAAATTGGGTGCGTTGCTTTAATGACTGCTGTCTCCCCATTGGCAGGCATGAAGCAATCAATCTTGAACTCTGATTGTATCTTCTCTTTCAGGAACGCCATCTTCGATGCTTCTCCATGAACcaacaaaacattttttggcTCGCAATACTGAATCAGTTGCATGATGCCTTTGGCATCCGCATGAGCAGAGAAAGACATGTATTGAACAGACATTTTAACGTCCACCACTTGCCGGTTTTCAAACTCTACTTTTGTAGCTCCGTTCAAAATCTTGTGACCAACAGTTCCGACAACACAGAATCCAGGCATGATGACCATATTATTCTCATTGGGagcccattttttaaaaatctgtaaAGATAAACCGGCGTGAAGCATACCTGGAGTTGCAAAAACAACCATCGCACCAGGATTATCAATATATTGTTTATCGAATGGTTTTATATGCTTAAAATCAAACATATTGCGCTGTACAAATGTTTTTCTAATCTTTTGATTTGTCCATGTGATAAACATTTTGTAATAATTGTTAGCCTTTTCTGTTAATCCTACAGCAAAATATACAGGTACTTTCAGATTCATTCGTTCCCAATATGTTTCCAATAGAATACAGAGTTCTTGCGCTCTTCCAAGGGCAAACACAGGAATTAAAACTTTACCACCTCTGTCGACGCACTCGTGAACCTTTTTCAGAAAGTCGCGTTCTCTGCATCGTTTTGAGTCTCGAATAGTGGTAGCATAGGTTGACTCCGTTATCAGGATATCCGGTCGACACTTATCAATCCATGCAGCGCCTAAATGACGATCTGGTGTCATATTGTAGTCACCCGTATACACCACAGATTGGCTTCCAACTCGGATCCAAAACATGGCAGCCCCAAGGACGTGACCAGCATAATATGCCTTGATTTCCAATTGACTATCAACCATCACAGATTCATGTAACCCTACAGTAATGACTTTCTTCATGCAGTCTTTGATATTTTGCGAGGTGAAGAAATTCGATTCACCCTTCCTCTCAACGGCGACTTTGCGCATGTCTTCCAGCAGAATTGGTGCAATCGCTTTGGTAGGCTGTGTCATGTAAATGGGGCCACTGTATCCAACCATTTCTGTCATGTAAGGAAGCGCACCACAATGGTCGAGGTGAAAGTGAGAGATTATAACGCAATCGATGAAGTTTGTGATAGGACCATCTTGCGTAATGTAGGAGAAGTCTGGAAACCTCCTGTCATCATTATACCCCATGTGCATTCCACAGTCCAACATGACATTCTTACCTCCAATTGATAGGAGAATGCAGCTTCGGCCGACATCCTGGCCTGCCCCAAGCGGCGTGACTTCAATTTCTTGCATGATTCCGTACTATTAATTCACACAATATCAACGTTCTGATTAAATTATTCTAACACCCGACATTTAAAATAGCAGTTCAAGTACAATTCAACGCTCAAACAAGTTTCTTTAAATGAGTTTTGTGACACCATGCGGAGAGAGCGTTGTAAAATAGTGAAACTCTGGgtaaaaaaacatttacattgaACGAAATCTAAAATGCACGGATCAGTAAATCGTTAAAAATATATTATGCAAATTCGAGAGATGattcaggtaaaaaaaaaaacacttttttgaaAACGAATATGTGCGAACATGAACTCGGTCGAGAAGCCGCAAAACGTGAAAGACAAAAGTGAGGTTAGCCGTCTTGTTAGTAAACACAGGATAGCGAGCTTCTGATTGGCTGACCGATAATCCTTGACCGCTAGCCGCTCAGCCCGGGTTCCGCGGGCTGCTGTTTTTGTGTTTATTTATGTCAGTCATTCTCTATTCAAATTAATAAGTTTAATAAGTTAAATAATTAATTCACATTAATTAATAAtgtcaatcaatattttttaattacacCTAATAGTACCATCcagaaaatcatgtaaaaaCGGTTTTAAATGTTTAAGAAGCCTTTTTGGGAcatctttcaaaagaaaacgtCAGGGGCCTACGACTGCATCTTAGTTGAGACGACATTGGAAGAGACAGTCCAGTCTTATCCATGCAATAAATTGCATTTCGTTGTCTTATCATGATCTTTTAACTTTTGATGACTAGCCTGCTGGTAAAATTTATACCAGAGAAGatgcttttataaaaagaaaagtcatttaagtacatcaagcagaaatccgctatcattcagcgattttattcttgattcaaaataaaatcttcttgacggcatactcaagaatgtttctgcctaaatcgagtcttttttttttatctaataaaatttaaaaatcatgctgaacgttattgaatacggatgctaggacttactACTGAGTTTTTGAACTACCCCTCTCTTTTTGTGCAGTAGTATCTTGCTTAATTTTatgaggaaagctccgtactcttaaagttAAAGGATGCCTTTCTTTCTTGATATGTTGAGTGCCTTCAACTTCCTATGATACTGCACAACACCTCTGTCGTGGAATAGTTGAGCGCCTCAAGCAacccgccgcggcgcggcggggcggCCGGCcagccagcgcgacacgcgcatcggcgcctacaaacctaacagggatacttcacgcattgcgcaatgcgtgaagtatccatgttaggtttgtaggcgccgatgcgcgtttcgcgctgtcagcacgccgcgccgctccgctgtgtttggctctaatattgaAACTCGCAGGGTCagagtttttcaactcatgattttgaaatgtttgcacactctgcatggataaTTCTCATCGAAAttgattaaagaaaaatatgtattaaaggaaaccccaatgtgtgttttgtaaatatttcggtggttccgtgtcaaattaatgatttccatagcactttaaatttttcttttatattatGTGCTTTTACTGCGCTACAGGgtggtttttttctcctcttttattaatttttgtgaagttCCTTTCAACACTAATACGGCTCGTGGAGATTAATTGACTAGTCCAAATATCGTTTTTTTTAGACGCTTGatgtttttttgttgaaatgtaATTTGttctgaactttttgaatttaaaaactggTTATTTTTTCGATACAACTGTTATTCTTCATGATCTCCTACCAGCAattagtaatgtttaaaacaataccAAATTGTTCCAACaccattttttcattaaattatacGCATATAAACGATAGAAGAGGGGGAGGTCACAAACAGTAAAATGGTACAAAAATCCATGCTTCATTAGCCTCCTGCAGGTTGGAGAATTTTTGTTGGAATTTTATACGTGGACTTTTACAGATTTTTATCAACAAGAATCCTTTGAGAATGAAACAATTTTCCTGAGTCTTcagaatgagaaaaatcaaaacatcgaaagatacaataaaaatacaactttattcattttcataaaATACTAAGTCAGCAAAAATATCAGTTCTTTCAATAATACAGCTACGAGAACAAAAAACTAGACAAAGCAGTTGTAAATATCAGACCAGCAacattcttttcaaaattgggcttacaaaaaaagaaaagagtataaaataatttaaaagggCTCTAAAGAGCAGAGGcacatttgattttaaaaagaaatcatttcttcataataaGTAATAATAAATAACCTTCACACTATATTGAAGGTTTCACAGAGAAATAGATGTTGGAAGAATTCGAATAAGTAAAGTACTACAAAAAAGCATTGCACAAAAATACCATTGGTATTGCTACAAAATTAACCCTTTGTGGTTACAATTGATTGCCCCTGTTGCCcgcctcgccccccccccccccccccccccgttcgtaATTAATTTTGGCTTATTTATTGGGAGGTTGTGTTTTGTTAAGTGGGTCGACTGAGGCTTAGTATACGACTGCAAGCTTGCTAAAATTTATTTCGGGTCAGGCCCGACTTCCGACCAGAACATGTCAAAAATTTTGTCGGATTACGCCCGACAGTCGACCAAAAAGGGTTAACTTGGACATACTTAGAAtacattgttaaaaaatttgGTTTGTTTGTAAACTCGATCATTCAAACATAAAAGCCAAAATCGTTAAAATTCACAGATTAACCGATACAGGATGATTACTTAGTAtagtaaacaaataaattaatacaTTGGTACAAACTTGAAGAATgagcaaataaaattaataaaatagaaaaacgaacaaaatttttaagggtCCTTTGCAAAAGGGCTTTTGACTTCTGGAATTTTTAGGAAACCTTCCCTTAGACTCTTGTAAAAGGCAAACGAGAAAGGGGAAAATTCGATATATGGCtaagaaaataacaaaaacgAAAGACTGTATTAATATATACACTGAGATACTTACAAATAGGTATGATacttatcttaaaaaaaaaaaaaaaaaaaaaaaaaattaaataattacagCTGAGCTAAAGCTATGAGCTAGCTAATCTTTGAGGCTCCGCTGAGAACTGACTTAAACCCTCCTCTCACCAGTATTTTCATATTgataaaaatcgtaaaaaaattcgCAGGTTCGTCCACTAATAAAAGGGAGAGCGAACGCCAATTAAAGAGGACAAAAGAgggtaaattgaaaaaaaaaaaaaaaa
This window contains:
- the IntS11 gene encoding integrator complex subunit 11, with product MQEIEVTPLGAGQDVGRSCILLSIGGKNVMLDCGMHMGYNDDRRFPDFSYITQDGPITNFIDCVIISHFHLDHCGALPYMTEMVGYSGPIYMTQPTKAIAPILLEDMRKVAVERKGESNFFTSQNIKDCMKKVITVGLHESVMVDSQLEIKAYYAGHVLGAAMFWIRVGSQSVVYTGDYNMTPDRHLGAAWIDKCRPDILITESTYATTIRDSKRCRERDFLKKVHECVDRGGKVLIPVFALGRAQELCILLETYWERMNLKVPVYFAVGLTEKANNYYKMFITWTNQKIRKTFVQRNMFDFKHIKPFDKQYIDNPGAMVVFATPGMLHAGLSLQIFKKWAPNENNMVIMPGFCVVGTVGHKILNGATKVEFENRQVVDVKMSVQYMSFSAHADAKGIMQLIQYCEPKNVLLVHGEASKMAFLKEKIQSEFKIDCFMPANGETAVIKATHPISIDMSAKLFKSEMDHQNSQPPDPKRRRILNAVLVVKDSSMTVMDADEACEEAGISRHTVRFTSIVRLQDPGPVAKTAEHLFGLISSRLVDWNVQLNDLAISVESVLVKVEGTEEEKNVLVSWANQDEELGSSILTLIQTIDDGEVP